The nucleotide sequence ATATGTAACAACCCCGTCCAAACTAATGACAGAAATTAAATCACGGGAATTTTCGGTGATCATTTGATAAAGAGCTTCGTTTTTTTCTAACCGCTTCTCTAAGTCTTTCTCGTAGCTCTTATCTGAAATTGTCACAATAATGTTTGTATGGTTTACAGGGTTAATCGTCATTGAAACATCAATTCGACTGCCATTTTTACGTTGTAACTTCGTCTCAAAGCGATCAATTCGCTCCCCAAGGCGTGCCTTAACCATAATCATAAGCAGCTCTTCTTTTAGAAATTCAGGGATAAATGGAAGCCCTTGTCCAACAATGTCAGCTTCTACCCATCCAAATACGTTTTCAAAACAATTATTTACTTTTTCAATTGTTCCATTCATATCTTGGATAACGATGGCATCCTCTGATCCATCAAGCAATGCCTCAATCATTTCATCGTATTGACGGCTTTCTTGTTCATGCCTAACTCGTTCCTTTTGATCTGTTGCTATCAACATAAACTGCTTTTCATCATCTAACATAAATAACGTACCATCAATCAGTTGGCTGTTGCCAAATTCAATTTGAAACGTTTGGGATACTTCGCTATGTTCTAGAGCATATTGACCTCTTTCTACTAGTGCTCGTACGAGCTCACTTGGTAGCCCCTGCTCCGTTATGATATCATCTTTATCACCTGACAGTTGAAAATAATCAGCCCCCGCTTGATTAAATTTATTTACAGTTAGCGTTCCATCCTCTGTTATGTTCATAAACAGGATAATCTCAGAAATGCTCGGCAAAATCATTTGCTCTAACACATAATCACTAGCCGCTGAAGTTGTAATCATATTTGACATTCTTATCTTCCTTTACTATAACGTAACTTACTAGCCTATTTTAGCATCTTTTGTGGTCGTTTGTATGTACTACAAAAAAAACCACCCCATCAATTTATCCATGGGATGGTTCCTTCTCATTTGGTCAATTCGATCGTAGCATTGGCATGGTAATACAACGAAATGCGCCGCCTGACTTTATAATTTCCGATATATCTACCTCGATAACAGTAAAACCATGATCTCTCAATTTTTGATTCACGTGTTTATTTCTAGGTAGACTAATGATTCTTCCTTCTCCTAACACAAGAACATTGGTACCTAATGTAAATTGCTCTTCCTTTGAGACTTCAATTAATTTATACCGCTTAGCGAATGCCTTGACCGTCTGTTCATCAAATGCTGGAGGGTAGATTAATGCTTCATCTTTTGAAACGATATTAAATACACAATCAAGGTGCAAATACTGCCCGTCAAATGGAATCAATTCGACATTATAATTTGGAAGTTTCTTTTGCAACTCGGTAATCGCTTTAACACCTGTACGTAGACTATCACCTATAAAGATCGTATCGCCATCGATGAGAACATCACCACCCTCGATGGTTCCTGCTTCAAAATTGTGATAAGGAAGTTCCTGCTTCTTTAACCAACGCATAAGAATCTCTTCTTCCCCTTGTCGGATTTCCTTTTGTAGCTTAGCAATAAATAACGTTTCACCTAAAGTAAAGCCAATATCTCGTGTGAACACTTGCTCGGGGAATTCGCCGTTCGTAGGCAGTAATGACACCTCGACACCAAGTTCTTCAAGCTTTTCCACCAAATCTTTGTGTTGTTTTAGGGCTACCTTCTTATCGATGTTTTCTTCTATGTAATGTGCTTGAATTTCATTAATGGCTTCATCAATATGCATAAATTCCGGTTTACACAAGACCACTCGTTCTAAACGGTCGTATTCCCGATGGACACCTATGTTTTCAGATTGATTTTGTCCCAAAGCATTACGCCCCCTTTTGTCTGTTTGTTATGTTGTGTTTGTATTGTACCCGTTCTATCGTAAAATATTTGAAAAGCTTGTCACCTGGAACGGTTAAGAAAAAAATCGTAAAAAAGTAAAAAGAACTCACGTAAATCGACAGAGACAGCATATACTAATGACAAGAAATCTTAACACTGTAAAGGGTGATGAACCAATGAGTTTTACGCCTGTACGAATGAAACGCCTTCTCACTCACGACCGTTTTTTACATCACACATTTGAGGAGTTAAAAAACAAAGGTGTCTCAGACGAGGACGAAGCGTTAAAAATGGTGTTTAACAGTTATGTTCTTAATCATCCAATGAAAAAAAATGCTTATCACTATTTAACGTAAATATGAAAGTTTGTTATGACAAAGCCATGCGCTCCCCGCATGGCTTATGTTACGTACATAAAAACAAACCTTAAACAAATTATACCAATTATCTAGTGCTTTTACCTTTGTTTTCCAGAAAAATTTCAATCACTTTACCCTTACACCGAATGTTCACATAGCAATCCAATCCATGCAAATGTAGTATATCTTTTATGATAGACTTGCCTTCCATTGAATTTAGCAGAACTGCGAAGGAAGAACAGGCAAAGAGGACATCCCGGATCTTTTACTGATCCCTTTGTTCTTTTCTGCGATAATTCTCAACAATCTCTCCTAATAACTCAATTAATTCTTCCTTCGTACGATCTTTGATTGGCATTTGTTTTTCATCAGACTTAGCATAAGGCACAGAAGTTAAGTCCATTTCTTCCTTCACTTGCACGCCTTGTTCATCCCCTTTGCCATTAACTTTATGATGAATGTTTTCTGCAAATGAAGACCTCTTACGATGACTTCTTGGTGGTAACTGGGCTTCCTCATAGAGTTCACCTTCGATCCATTGGTACGCATCTTTTCCGCTTTCCTGCTTCCTTAGCTGATAGACGGAAATGGTTTGACCATCTGCTGTGACAACTTTCTTATTCCTTCTTCTTGTTCGTTTATCAAACAAGCTATAAACGACAGGGATGACAAATAACGTTAGTAACGTACTACTGATTAATCCGGCGATGACCGTGATCCCAAGCGGTTGTTGTATTTCTGTCCCTTCTCCTATCCCAAGAGCCAATGGAACTAACCCGAGAATCGTTGTTGTAGCTGTCATTAAAATCGGACGAATGCGATCTTTTACAGCCTCAACAATCGCTTCTAAACTGTCTAACCCGCTTCCTTTCTTTTGATTGATATAATCGACCAAAACGATGGAATTGTTGACAACGATACCTGCCAGGACAATCAGCCCGATCAAGGCCGTGACACTAATCGGTGTTTGCGTGATCGTCAGTCCAATGGCAACCCCAATAAGGACAAGTGGCACAGAAAACATGATCACTAGCGGGTATTTAAAGGACTCAAATTGAGCAGCCATGACTAAATAGACAAACACTACCGCAGCAACAAGTGCTAATGATAGGTCACTAGTCGCATCTTCTAGTAATTGTTGATCACCGGTAAAAGCAATGACCGTATTTTCATCTAGCTGCATCCCATCAATATGGTCCCTTACTGTTGCCGTAAACTCCCCTAACGAAGTCGTTGTGCCAAATTGAAGGTGAAACTCGACCGCATCTTCTTGAGCAACTCGATTAATCGTTGCTGGTCCTTCTCCCTCTTCGATCACGGTCACATCAGCTAACGATGCAAAGGTACCATCTTGCTTTCTTAATCGTAAGTTTCCTAAGCTTTCAATATCATCTAATACAGATTCATCATAGCGGACCGTGACTTCATAGATGCCATCATCTGGCACGACAAGCTGAGTAGCCGTTACTCCTCGTGTCACATCACCAACGACTTGAGCAATTTGTGCCGGCACAAATCCTTCCGCTCGAGCTGCATCAGGGTCGACAACAATTTGGATTTCATTTGTCGTATCGGTACGATCACTACGAATTTCTTCTACGTCTGATAGTCCAGATAATTCAGCATATAAATCCTCAACCGCCTCATCTAACCGGTCTTTCTCAACATCACTCACGTAAAACGTTAATGTATTTGGGCTACCACCGAAGGAAGCTTGTAAATTCAAGGAAAGATCAGCTTCACCTGCCGCACGCTCCAAATCACGACGGATTGACTGAGCAAACTCAACCGTTGACTGGTTCCGCTCCCTTACTGGTACCATCGATACGTGAACTTGGGCTTGATGACTTCCTGAGATCCCAAAAAGCGAAGCTTCTGCCCCTTCTGATCCCGTCACCGTTAAATAATCTTGAATTTCTTGTCGTCCAGCAAGAACAGCTTCAATATCTTCAACAACTGTAAACGTATCTTGAAGCGGCGTGCCACGCTCCATTTCAAGATCAACCGTGAAAAATCCTTCATCAGAAGCCGGTAAAAACTCAGTTCCAACTGTCGTAAGGCCAAACGCCCCTAACACGAGCAACCCACCTGTTATCGCTACAACTGCTATTCGGTGACGGAGTGACCAACGAACAGAGCGTTCGACCGCTACAAGAAAGGGAGACGTTCTTCTACGCTCTTCTACGTTCTCTTTCGGAGACGTTAACACTCGACTCACAATCATCGGTACGACGGTTAAAGCAACAACCAGCGAAGCAAATAAACTAAAAGAAACCGTTAACGCAAACTCTCGAAACAGATTACCAATGATACCAGTAATGAAAACAACTGGTAAAAAAACTGAAACCGTGGTTAGCGTTGATGCTGTAATGGCAGCTGCTACCTCTTTTGCTCCATCACGAGCAGCATGTTTCGGTTCTTTTCCCATCGACAGATGACGGTAAATGTTTTCAATGACGACAATTGAATTATCAACAAGCATTCCGATCCCAAGTGCTAGCCCACCTAAGGTCATAATATTTAAACTGAAATTCGAAAAATACAATAGCACGAACGTAACGATCACAGAAAAAGGAATAGCGATCCCGATGATTAATGGGCTGCGAAGATTTCGTAAAAATAAGAAGAGCACAAGCATCGCAAATAGCCCACCAAAAAGTAAGGCCGTTGATACATTACCAATTGCCTCTTCAATAAACTCACCTTGGTCAAATAAAACCGCTACATCTAATTCACGGTAACGACTAGTATGTAATAGTTCATCTAACCGTTGATTAAATTCACTCGATACAGCGGCAGTATTAGCATCTGCTTGCTGTTGTACACTTAATAGCAAGGATGGTTCCTGATTCGTTCTTGAGATCGATCGTATTTCTTCCGGGACAATCTCTACGGTTCCTACATCCGCAACTGTTATCTCTTCATACGTTTCTGGATCGATGGCCACAACCAAAGACCGAATGTCTTCAGTACCTTCAAGCGTTGACATGACTCTTGTTGTTAATCGGTGATCACCACTTTGCACGGTGCCCCCTGGCAATGTAATGTGGTGCGATTGAATGAGTGAGACAATGTCCTCTTGGGCCAATTGGAAAGTCTCCAATTGTTCTTGGTCTAGCTGTACTCTGATGTGTTCAACGATTCTTCCGGATGTATCAATGTTTGCTACTCCATCAATTTTCACTAGCTCTCGTTCAAGGTCAGTCACTAACTCCTGAAAGTCGGTCACTTCTTCCCCCATTGCTAATGAAAGCTGAATAATCGGAAGCTGGGATGGATCAAAGGTTAAAAACCGCGGTTGATCTCCCCCTTCTGGGAGTGGCGTTTGATTAATACGGCTAATCACCTCATTTTCAATCTCACTAATTGACGTTGCCCATGAAAATTCAAGTAAAATCATGGACGACCCTTCCATTGATGTTGAACTAATCGTATTAAGTCCAGAGAGTGTTGATAATTGGTCTTCTAATGGTGTCGTTACACGGTCAACGACTTCCTCCGGACCAGCATTTGGATAGCTCGTTACAACTGCACCAATTGGAGGATCAATTTCTGGAATCAATGTTAGCGGTATATTAAATAACGAAATAAAACCGAGCAATAAAAATAACAGCATCGCAACAATCGTAAAAACAGGTCTTCGGATTGAAAAGTTAGTTAATTGCACTCCTTCTTATCCTCCTTGTTCTATCCTCTATAACAGGGACTCACTCGAACATAGAGAAAGAAGATCCCCCTTCTCGATATCACTTGTTCTTATCTTTTAAGATGCTTAAAAATTTACTGAACTACTCATTTCTAGTCCGCTAATTTTTTTCCACCTTTTGTCACTTAAATCGATTTACTTACAATTGTCCTCATATTATCGTCACAAATATGTCTAGAGGACTAATGATTTTTGTTCTCTCTTGTATTACGATGAACTAGGAAATAAACGTAAGGAGTTTTCTATGGTAGCAAACCTTCTCAGAAAAAAACGGACCACGTACGTGTCAATACTTATATCTTCATTGCTGATCTTTATCTATCTATCAGCATCAACCCAAAGGAACCAATTAACGTTTCTAGATGTCTATCTCCTTAACTTGAGTGAACAGCTATCTGCTCCTTTATTTGAAGATATCTTTTCATTTGTCACACTGTTTGGCTCAGTTGAATTGATTGCAATTCTGTCTATTTTTCTTTTAAGTTTTCTCTTGTTCAAAAAAAAGGATTTTCGCATGATCGCTGCTTTTATTACGATCATGGCTGGGAGTGTACTCGCAAACTTCATTCTAAAACTCGTTTTTCAACGGGAACGTCCAGGGGAGACGAGCTATTTTGAAGTGTTCGGATTTACAATCGAACTTGCATCCTATAGCTTTCCAAGCGGCCATACGATGAGGGCTTGTATCTTCTACGGTTTCTTGATTTATCTTATTTATCATTATCAAATCTACCAATCAAAAGGAAAGCAAATCGCAGCAGCTTCCCTATTTGGTTTGATTCTTGCAGTTGGCTTCAGTCGGGTTTATTTAGATGCTCACTTTCCATCTGATATCGTCGCTGCTTTCTACGCATCACTGGCATTATTTATGTTGTTTTTGCTCAGCATAGACCGATTTAAAATTAGAGAACAAGATAGGACCATCATCAAAAATAATGAAAACGGCTAAAATAAAAGATAGGTGTTCTAAAAGGTTCATTTACCTTTTAAAACACCTATTACTATGAAAAGATTTGTTGTAGTCGTTAAACCGAAAAAGCTTACTCTAGTAATACTTCCTTCCCCTCGTTACTTTTAAAATTATAGATTATCCTGGTAGCTTAACTTTTTGAACTTTTGATTTTTCACCATATACTTTTTTGGCAATCTTAGGTGCTAGTTGAAACAAAAGAATGCCACTCATTGCTGATAATAAAATAAATGCACTACTAAAAACCTTAATTGAACCTGTCGCAAGGCTAGCAATAATAATGGAAAATTCTCCTCTTTGTGTCAACGAAAATCCTGCCCGTAAAGCTACACGCTTTGTTAAACCATACCATCTACCACCAACTATACCGACAATAATCTTTGCAATGATTGACCACAAAAGTA is from Desertibacillus haloalkaliphilus and encodes:
- a CDS encoding diguanylate cyclase domain-containing protein, producing MSNMITTSAASDYVLEQMILPSISEIILFMNITEDGTLTVNKFNQAGADYFQLSGDKDDIITEQGLPSELVRALVERGQYALEHSEVSQTFQIEFGNSQLIDGTLFMLDDEKQFMLIATDQKERVRHEQESRQYDEMIEALLDGSEDAIVIQDMNGTIEKVNNCFENVFGWVEADIVGQGLPFIPEFLKEELLMIMVKARLGERIDRFETKLQRKNGSRIDVSMTINPVNHTNIIVTISDKSYEKDLEKRLEKNEALYQMITENSRDLISVISLDGVVTYASPSYKQVLGFSASAIEGHWYYNLIHKDDLPGFHKQLLALVTGQASLKYEMRIRHAQGHWIWIEVEGALASFYENHKQVVISGRDIRERKHLESKLTQMAYHDPLTELPNVRLLHDRIEVALTQAVGLEQMIAVVALDCDKFKQINDTMGHDVGDELLKGIARRLQQSVRANDTVARIGGDEFILLIPGLETKDEALEVVEACMEELKKTWQIGEHSFKTTSSMGVSYYPTDGTKVKQLIKNADLALYEAKKNPEMNYQVFAEIK
- a CDS encoding efflux RND transporter permease subunit — translated: MQLTNFSIRRPVFTIVAMLLFLLLGFISLFNIPLTLIPEIDPPIGAVVTSYPNAGPEEVVDRVTTPLEDQLSTLSGLNTISSTSMEGSSMILLEFSWATSISEIENEVISRINQTPLPEGGDQPRFLTFDPSQLPIIQLSLAMGEEVTDFQELVTDLERELVKIDGVANIDTSGRIVEHIRVQLDQEQLETFQLAQEDIVSLIQSHHITLPGGTVQSGDHRLTTRVMSTLEGTEDIRSLVVAIDPETYEEITVADVGTVEIVPEEIRSISRTNQEPSLLLSVQQQADANTAAVSSEFNQRLDELLHTSRYRELDVAVLFDQGEFIEEAIGNVSTALLFGGLFAMLVLFLFLRNLRSPLIIGIAIPFSVIVTFVLLYFSNFSLNIMTLGGLALGIGMLVDNSIVVIENIYRHLSMGKEPKHAARDGAKEVAAAITASTLTTVSVFLPVVFITGIIGNLFREFALTVSFSLFASLVVALTVVPMIVSRVLTSPKENVEERRRTSPFLVAVERSVRWSLRHRIAVVAITGGLLVLGAFGLTTVGTEFLPASDEGFFTVDLEMERGTPLQDTFTVVEDIEAVLAGRQEIQDYLTVTGSEGAEASLFGISGSHQAQVHVSMVPVRERNQSTVEFAQSIRRDLERAAGEADLSLNLQASFGGSPNTLTFYVSDVEKDRLDEAVEDLYAELSGLSDVEEIRSDRTDTTNEIQIVVDPDAARAEGFVPAQIAQVVGDVTRGVTATQLVVPDDGIYEVTVRYDESVLDDIESLGNLRLRKQDGTFASLADVTVIEEGEGPATINRVAQEDAVEFHLQFGTTTSLGEFTATVRDHIDGMQLDENTVIAFTGDQQLLEDATSDLSLALVAAVVFVYLVMAAQFESFKYPLVIMFSVPLVLIGVAIGLTITQTPISVTALIGLIVLAGIVVNNSIVLVDYINQKKGSGLDSLEAIVEAVKDRIRPILMTATTTILGLVPLALGIGEGTEIQQPLGITVIAGLISSTLLTLFVIPVVYSLFDKRTRRRNKKVVTADGQTISVYQLRKQESGKDAYQWIEGELYEEAQLPPRSHRKRSSFAENIHHKVNGKGDEQGVQVKEEMDLTSVPYAKSDEKQMPIKDRTKEELIELLGEIVENYRRKEQRDQ
- a CDS encoding phosphatase PAP2 family protein — its product is MVANLLRKKRTTYVSILISSLLIFIYLSASTQRNQLTFLDVYLLNLSEQLSAPLFEDIFSFVTLFGSVELIAILSIFLLSFLLFKKKDFRMIAAFITIMAGSVLANFILKLVFQRERPGETSYFEVFGFTIELASYSFPSGHTMRACIFYGFLIYLIYHYQIYQSKGKQIAAASLFGLILAVGFSRVYLDAHFPSDIVAAFYASLALFMLFLLSIDRFKIREQDRTIIKNNENG
- a CDS encoding dimethylarginine dimethylaminohydrolase family protein; this encodes MGQNQSENIGVHREYDRLERVVLCKPEFMHIDEAINEIQAHYIEENIDKKVALKQHKDLVEKLEELGVEVSLLPTNGEFPEQVFTRDIGFTLGETLFIAKLQKEIRQGEEEILMRWLKKQELPYHNFEAGTIEGGDVLIDGDTIFIGDSLRTGVKAITELQKKLPNYNVELIPFDGQYLHLDCVFNIVSKDEALIYPPAFDEQTVKAFAKRYKLIEVSKEEQFTLGTNVLVLGEGRIISLPRNKHVNQKLRDHGFTVIEVDISEIIKSGGAFRCITMPMLRSN